One window of the Nitrospiraceae bacterium genome contains the following:
- a CDS encoding 2-oxoacid:acceptor oxidoreductase family protein: protein MIRIRFHGRGGHGIKTASRIVGTAAFLAGYKVQDSPVYGAERRGAPVTAFTRLDTSPILERGVITQPDLIICGDETLLESPATGVLSGVEHASVVFINTGNLEALKKTITVCARTVALDVTQRTLDHIGKASALSVGLGAVAVRLTGMISDDQLCEAVRAELEELALDAPMIEKNLRLATVIYGELEKVAIQPGKAPTKAGLHDMAYDPVLLGTPSILAPGNADARQTGAWRTERPEIDYEACTRCGLCFLRCPDGAIALDEQGYPVIDYDHCKGCLICLEQCPRHAIGSKKEVWAW from the coding sequence ATGATTCGCATTCGCTTTCATGGCCGTGGGGGACATGGCATTAAAACAGCCAGCCGTATTGTCGGCACGGCTGCATTCCTCGCCGGTTATAAGGTGCAGGATTCTCCGGTCTATGGCGCTGAACGGCGCGGGGCTCCTGTGACCGCCTTTACGCGTCTTGATACGAGTCCTATTCTGGAGCGAGGTGTGATCACGCAACCGGATCTCATCATTTGTGGCGATGAAACATTACTGGAATCGCCTGCCACAGGCGTCTTGAGTGGCGTCGAACATGCTTCTGTCGTTTTTATCAACACGGGGAATCTTGAAGCACTGAAAAAGACCATCACCGTCTGCGCACGCACCGTGGCTCTTGATGTCACTCAACGGACATTGGATCACATCGGAAAAGCGTCTGCGCTGAGCGTCGGGTTGGGAGCGGTGGCTGTCCGCCTCACGGGGATGATCTCTGACGATCAGCTTTGCGAGGCCGTGAGAGCTGAACTGGAGGAACTGGCACTGGATGCGCCCATGATTGAGAAAAACCTACGTTTGGCGACAGTCATTTACGGGGAGTTGGAAAAGGTGGCCATTCAGCCGGGGAAAGCTCCGACGAAGGCGGGTCTTCACGACATGGCCTACGACCCTGTTCTCCTGGGAACGCCGAGCATTCTCGCGCCGGGCAATGCGGACGCGCGCCAGACCGGCGCCTGGCGAACCGAACGACCTGAAATCGATTATGAAGCCTGCACGCGTTGCGGGCTGTGTTTCCTGCGATGTCCTGACGGGGCCATTGCGCTCGACGAACAGGGCTATCCTGTCATTGATTATGATCATTGCAAAGGATGCCTGATCTGCCTGGAAC